The Algoriphagus sp. TR-M9 genome has a window encoding:
- a CDS encoding aspartyl/asparaginyl beta-hydroxylase domain-containing protein — protein sequence MNSFRDRVKLPFHFDGEQLAASLATLEQEYWVDHFVSQNYDGDWAVLPLTAQKGRVHPVLMASAVPGDGCFVPTLFLDKVPYIKGLLERFETKYQSVRMMRLGPLSEIKEHQDYDLDEDSVRIHVPVLTNTEVYFFLDQKRVLMQAGECWYLKLSKPHRVSNKSEFPRVHLVIDLVLNDWLRNLILQA from the coding sequence ATGAACTCATTTCGAGATCGAGTAAAACTTCCTTTCCATTTTGACGGGGAACAGTTAGCAGCTTCCTTGGCTACTTTGGAGCAGGAATATTGGGTGGACCATTTCGTAAGTCAAAATTATGATGGAGATTGGGCTGTTTTGCCTCTTACCGCCCAAAAAGGTAGAGTTCACCCGGTGCTCATGGCCTCTGCCGTTCCCGGTGATGGCTGTTTTGTGCCCACTTTATTTTTGGACAAAGTTCCTTACATCAAGGGGTTGCTGGAGAGATTTGAAACCAAGTACCAATCGGTAAGGATGATGAGGCTGGGCCCCCTATCAGAAATCAAGGAACATCAGGATTATGATTTGGATGAGGATTCGGTTAGAATACATGTGCCGGTTCTGACCAATACTGAAGTGTATTTTTTTCTGGATCAAAAACGTGTACTGATGCAAGCTGGGGAGTGCTGGTACTTAAAACTATCCAAGCCACATCGGGTGAGCAATAAAAGTGAGTTTCCAAGAGTCCACTTGGTCATAGACCTAGTACTCAACGACTGGCTGAGAAACCTGATTTTACAAGCCTGA